From Mustela erminea isolate mMusErm1 chromosome 1, mMusErm1.Pri, whole genome shotgun sequence, a single genomic window includes:
- the RIPPLY3 gene encoding LOW QUALITY PROTEIN: protein ripply3 (The sequence of the model RefSeq protein was modified relative to this genomic sequence to represent the inferred CDS: deleted 1 base in 1 codon): MVPGGHRRRAGPRGEGVPAAPWTRREARGASGQRAQSGMPPAPWSPQNPGRAPEPDRDVNATPWRPWILTSQEAELTRTGSPLEPGGDPQTPGSKGAFGFQHPVRLYLPISKRQEYLQSSGEKVLASFPVQATIHFYNDESDSDDDEQEAENQTSHLQRWETQGPAENSPGGKGRGQPTNPGWSSVGHSGLGGKGPLPHGDPLEGTDPASPK; the protein is encoded by the exons ATGGTCCCCGGAGGCCACCGCCGCCGCGCGGGCCCGAGAGGTGAGGGTGTCCCCGCGGCCCCCTGGACGCGTCGGGAGGCGCGCGGCGCGTCGGGGCAGCGAGCGCAGAGCGGGATG CCGCCAGCGCCGTGGAGCCCCCAGAACCCGGGCAGAGCCCCGGAGCCCGACCGCGACGTCAA CGCCACACCATGGAGACCTTGGATCCTCACATCCCAAGAAGCTGAGCTGACCAGAACTGGAAGCCCG CTTGAACCTGGAGGTGACCCACAAACTCCGGGATCAAAGGGGGCCTTTGGGTTTCAGCATCCTGTAAG aCTTTATTTACCCATTTCAAAGCGCCAAGAGTATCTGCAAAGTTCTGGGGAAAAAGTGCTGGCCAGTTTCCCAGTGCAAGCCACAATCCACTTCTACAACGACGAGTCCGATTCAGATGATGACGAGCAAGAGGCAGAAAACCAGACTTCCCACCTTCAGCGCTGGGAGACGCAAGGTCCGGCGGAGAACAGCccgggagggaagggcagaggtcaGCCGACAAACCCAGGATGGAGTTCTGTAGGACACAGTGGCCTCGGTGGGAAGGGTCCACTCCCTCATGGTGACCCTCTGGAGGGCACAGATCCTGCCTCACCCAAATAA